From a single Sander vitreus isolate 19-12246 chromosome 2, sanVit1, whole genome shotgun sequence genomic region:
- the mnd1 gene encoding meiotic nuclear division protein 1 homolog, which translates to MSKKKGLSLEEKRSRMMEIFFETKDVFQLKDIEKIAPKTKGITPMSVKDVLQSLVDDNMVDCERVGTSNYYWAFPSKALHARKKKLEELQSQISEAKQRKVSVEKAVEKAKVGRQDTKERSSLLQELQALKEERTQLQAELDKYRECDPEVIEEIRKSNVVAKEAVSRWTDNIFAIKSWTKKKFSFDDSHINKAFGIPEDFDYMD; encoded by the exons ATG TCAAAGAAGAAAGGACTAAGTTTGGAGGAGAAGAGAAGTCGCATGATGGAGATTTTCTTTGAAACG AAAGATGTGTTTCAGCTGAAAGACATTGAAAAGATCGCTCCTAAGACAAAGGGAATAA CTCCCATGTCTGTGAAGGACGTGCTGCAGAGCCTGGTGGATGACAACATGGTGGACTGTGAAAGAGTGGGCACGTCCAACTACTACTGGGCCTTTCCCAGCAAAGCCCTACATGCTCGCAAGAAAAAACTGGAGGAGCTGCAAAGTCAG ATTTCTGAAGCAAAGCAGCGCAAAGTGTCTGTAGAGAAAGCAGTTGAAAAAGCGAAAGTAGGACGTCAGGATACA aAGGAGAGAAGCTCTCTGCTGCAGGAGCTGCAGGCTCTAAAAGAGGAACGAACTCAGCTGCAGGCCGAGTTGGACAAGTACAGGGAATGTGACCCAGAAGTCATTGAGGAGATAA GAAAGTCAAATGTTGTAGCAAAAGAAGCTGTTTCCAGGTGGACAG ACAATATTTTCGCCATAAAGTCATGGACAAAGAAGAAGTTCTCTTTTGATGACAGCCACATTAATAAAGCCTTTGGGATTCCTGAAGACTTTGACTACATGGACTGA